The Flexivirga oryzae DNA window CCGCCGATGACCAGTCAGCAACCCATCATCATCTACACCCTCACCGACGAGGCGCCGCTACTTGCGACCTACGCCTTCCTGCCGGTCGTGCAGACCTTCGCCGAAGCTGCCGGCATCGACGTGCAGACCAGTGACATCTCCGTTGCGGCGCGCATCCTCGCGCAGTTCCCCGAGCGCCTCACCGAGGAGCAGCGGGTCCCGGACAACCTCGGCGAGCTCGGCCGGCTGACCCAGGAGCCGGACACCAACATCATCAAGCTGCCCAACATCAGTGCTTCGATGCCGCAGCTGCTGGCCGCGATCAAGGAGCTGCGGGAGAAGGGTTACGACATACCCGAGTATCCCGCGCACGACGAGACCGACGAGGACAAGGAGATCCGCGCCCGCTACGCCAACTGCCTCGGCAGCGCCGTCAATCCGGTGCTGCGCGAAGGAAATTCGGACCGTCGGGCACCGAAGGCCGTGAAGGAGTACGCGCGCAAGCACCCCCACACGATGGGCAAGTGGTCGCCGGCGTCGCGCACCCACGCGTCATACATGGAGCACGGCGACTTCTACCACGGTGAGAAGTCGATGACGCTGGACCGCGCGCGCGACGTGCGGATGGAGCTGGTCACCGACAGCGGCCCGACGATCGTGCTGAAGGAGAAGGTCGCGCTGCAGGACGGCGAGGTCATCGACAGCATGTTCATGAGCAAGAAGGCGCTGATCGACTTCTACGAGGAGCAGATGGAGGACGCGCGCGAGACCGGCGTGATGTTCTCCCTGCACGTCAAGGCGACGATGATGAAGGTGTCGCACCCGATCGTCTTCGGGCACGCCGTGCGCATCTTCTACAAGGACGCATTCGCCAAGCACCAGGCGGTCCTCGACGAGCTCGGGGTCGACGTCAACAACGGGCTCGGTGACCTCTACGCCAAGCTCGAGACGCTGCCGAGCGCCAAGCGCGAGGAGATCGTCCGCGACTTCCACGCCTGCCACGAGCACCGCCCCGAGATCGCCATGGTCGACTCGGCGCACGGCATCTCCAACTTCCACTCCCCCAGCGACGTGATCGTCGACGCGTCGATGCCGGCGATGATCCGCGGCGGCGGCAAGATGTATGGCGCTGACGGGCGTCCCAAGGACACCAAGGCGGTGATGCCGGAGTCGACGTTCGCGCGGATCTACCAAGAGATGATCAACTTCTGCAAGACCAACGGCGCCTTCGACCCGGTCACCATGGGCACCGTGCCGAACGTCGGCCTGATGGCCCAGAAGGCCGAGGAATACGGCTCGCACGACAAGACGTTCGAGGTCCCGGAGGCGGGGGTCGCCAACATCGTGGACATCGCCACCGGCGAGGTGCTCATGTCGCAGAACGTCGAGGAGGGCGACATCTGGCGCATGTGCCAGGTCAAGGACGCCCCGATCCGCAACTGGGTCGAGCTGGCGGTCACCCGTTCCCGTGAGTCCGGCATGCCGGCGCTGTTCTGGCTGGACCCCTACCGCCCGCACGAGAACGAGCTGATCAAGAAGGTCCACACCTACCTCGCCGAGCTGGACACCGAGGGCCTGGACATCCAGGTCATGTCCCAGGTGCGCGCCATGCGTTACACCATGGAGCGGCTGATCCGCGGCCTGGACACCATCGCGGTCACCGGCAACATCCTGCGCGACTACCTGACCGACCTCTTCCCGATCCTGGAGCTGGGCACGAGCGCCAAGATGCTCTCGATCGTGCCGCTGATGGCCGGCGGCGGGCTCTACGAGACCGGTGCGGGTGGCTCGGCCCCCAAGCACGTCAAGCAACTGGTCGAGGAGAACCACCTGCGCTGGGACTCGCTCGGCGAGTTCCTCGCGCTGGCGGTGAGCCTGGAGGATCTGGGCCGCAAGAACGACAACCCCAAGGCCACGCTCGTCGCCAACGCCCTCGACGCCGCCACCGGCAAGCTGCTGGAGAACGACAAGGGCCCCTCGCGCAAGGTCGGCGAGCTGGACAACCGGGGCAGCCAGTTCTACCTGGCGATGTACTGGGCCCAGGAGCTGGCCGAGCAGACCGAGGACGCCGAGCTCGCCGCGCACTTCAAGCCGCTGGCCGAGGCGCTCGCGGCGAGCGAGGAGAAGATCGTCGCCGAGCTCGGTGCGGCGCAGGGCCAGCACGTGGACCTGGGTGGCTACTACTACGCCGACCCGGAGAAGACCGCGACGGTGATGCGGCCGAGCGCGACGTTCAACGAGGCGCTGGCGGCCGCGCGCGGCTGACGCGTCATACCCGGCAGGAACCGCCTACTGTCGTTACCTCTCGCCCAGATCTGCGATTTTCCGCGAGAAAGTAACGACAGTAGGCGTTCTGGTATGGCGGGCGCGTCACTCCCGACGCGCCGGCTCAGCTGTAGACGTGCTCCGCGAGGGTGCCGATGTCGCGCAGGTTGCGGTACTTCTCGTCGTAGTCCAGGCCGTAGCCGACCACGAATTCGCTGGGTATGTCGAAGCCGACGTACTTGCAGTCGATCTCCACCTTGGCGGCCTCCGGCTTGCGCAGCAGCGTGCAGATCTCCAGCGATGCAGGCTGCCGTGAGGACAGGTTGGAGCGGATCCAGTTGAGGGTCAGGCCGGAGTCGATGATGTCTTCGACGATCAGCACGTGACGACCGGTGATGTCGGTGTCGAGGTCCTTCAGGATCCGCACCACACCGCTGGACTTGGTGCCCGAGCCGTATGACGACACGGCCATCCAGTCCATCGGCACCGTGCCCGGCAGTGCCCGCATCAGGTCCGCCATCACCAGGATGGCGCCCTTGAGCACACCGACGAGCAGGACGTCCTTGTCGTGGTAGTCGCGCCAGATCTCGGTCGCCAGCTCGTCGAGTCGCTCGTGGATCTGCTTCTCGGTGAACAGCACGTGATCCAGGTCATTGCCCATATGGCTGGAATCCATGGCCCTATTGAACCGGACGCGGCTCGACCACGATCACGCCGCCACCCCTGCGCACCTGCAGGCCGCCGGGCATGTGGACCGATTGCTGGCCGTGCCAACCCGTCACCAGGGCGTCGACGGTGTCGATGTGGACCTTGCCGAGCGACGCGGCCGGCGAGCCCGCACTGTGGAGCAGCGCGCGCCATACCCGCGAACGGATCGGCGCCGGGAGGGCGGCGAGTTCGTCCACCGGCCAGGGGGATTCACCGAGGTCGTGCGCGACCTGCGCAGCCCACTCGTCTAGGAAGGTGAGGTCGTCCCGGACCAGGTCCGCGGTCCGCGCGAGCCCGGCGACGACGCCGGGGCCGAGGTCGGTCTCCAGGTCCGCGAGCGCCCGGCGCGCACGCACCCGCAGGTATCGAGGGTCGTCGTTGTGCGGGTCGTGCCAGGGCTCGAGGTGCAGCGCCGCGCACGCCGCGTGGGTCTGCTCGCGGGTCACCCCCAGCAGCGGCCGCAACCACAGCCCCGCCATTCGGGACATACCCGTCACTGCCCGCGGCCCGGACCCACGCGCGAGCGCCAGCAGCACGGTCTCCGCCTGGTCGTCGCGGGTGTGGCCGAGCAGCACCGCGCCCGCTTCGTATGACGCGGCAGCCGCTTCGAGCGCGGCGTACCTCGCGGTGCGCGCCGCCGACTCGGGCCCGTCCCCGGCGGCGACCACCTCCACGGTGCGCACCTCCGCACGGCCCAGCCCGAGGCCCCGGCACTGTTCGGCGGCACGCTGTGCGACGGCGGCAGAGCCGTCCTGCAGCTGGTGGTCGACCACGACCGCGACGGTCGACAGGCCGAGTTTGGGGGCCTCGAACGCGACGGCGGCGGCGAGCGCGAGGGAGTCGGCGCCACCGGAGCAGGCGGTGACGACGGTGCCGCCCGGCTCGAGCGCGGCGCCGGTCAATGCCAGCCGCACGTGCCGCCGGCACGCGGCCACGGCGGGATGCGGCCCCGGCATACCGGCGCCGCTCAGCCCAGCACCCGGGTGACCCACGTCCCCGGTGCATAGATCTCGGCGGCGGTCGGCAGGTTGTCGGGGCCGGCCCAGACGGCGTTGAACCCGTCGACGCCGACCTGCTCCTGCACCGCCCGGCAGAAGGCGGCGCCGTCGCGGTACTGCCGCATCTTCGCCTCCAGGCCGATCAGCCGCCGGACGATCCGGTCCAGCCCGCCGGAACCCTTGCGACGCGCGTCGAACTTGCGGCGGATCTCCTCCACCGTCGGCACGATCTGCGGACCGACGTCGTCCATCACGACGTCGGCGTGGCCCTCCAGCAGAGACATGATCGCGGTGAGGTTGGCGAGTTCGGCACGCTGTGCGGGGTCCACGACCAGGTCGGTGAGCCCGCCGCCGCCTTCGCGGAGCGCACCGGGGATCGCCTTGGCCGCGGCCTGCAGGCGTCGCTGCAGCATCTCCGGGTCGGGCATCAGCTCGATCGCGAGCGTCCGGATGCGGTCGATCATGTGCTGCCGCAGCCAGGGCACGGCGGTGAACTGCACCCGGTGGG harbors:
- a CDS encoding NADP-dependent isocitrate dehydrogenase, which codes for MTSQQPIIIYTLTDEAPLLATYAFLPVVQTFAEAAGIDVQTSDISVAARILAQFPERLTEEQRVPDNLGELGRLTQEPDTNIIKLPNISASMPQLLAAIKELREKGYDIPEYPAHDETDEDKEIRARYANCLGSAVNPVLREGNSDRRAPKAVKEYARKHPHTMGKWSPASRTHASYMEHGDFYHGEKSMTLDRARDVRMELVTDSGPTIVLKEKVALQDGEVIDSMFMSKKALIDFYEEQMEDARETGVMFSLHVKATMMKVSHPIVFGHAVRIFYKDAFAKHQAVLDELGVDVNNGLGDLYAKLETLPSAKREEIVRDFHACHEHRPEIAMVDSAHGISNFHSPSDVIVDASMPAMIRGGGKMYGADGRPKDTKAVMPESTFARIYQEMINFCKTNGAFDPVTMGTVPNVGLMAQKAEEYGSHDKTFEVPEAGVANIVDIATGEVLMSQNVEEGDIWRMCQVKDAPIRNWVELAVTRSRESGMPALFWLDPYRPHENELIKKVHTYLAELDTEGLDIQVMSQVRAMRYTMERLIRGLDTIAVTGNILRDYLTDLFPILELGTSAKMLSIVPLMAGGGLYETGAGGSAPKHVKQLVEENHLRWDSLGEFLALAVSLEDLGRKNDNPKATLVANALDAATGKLLENDKGPSRKVGELDNRGSQFYLAMYWAQELAEQTEDAELAAHFKPLAEALAASEEKIVAELGAAQGQHVDLGGYYYADPEKTATVMRPSATFNEALAAARG
- the hpt gene encoding hypoxanthine phosphoribosyltransferase, producing the protein MDSSHMGNDLDHVLFTEKQIHERLDELATEIWRDYHDKDVLLVGVLKGAILVMADLMRALPGTVPMDWMAVSSYGSGTKSSGVVRILKDLDTDITGRHVLIVEDIIDSGLTLNWIRSNLSSRQPASLEICTLLRKPEAAKVEIDCKYVGFDIPSEFVVGYGLDYDEKYRNLRDIGTLAEHVYS
- the tilS gene encoding tRNA lysidine(34) synthetase TilS, with protein sequence MPGPHPAVAACRRHVRLALTGAALEPGGTVVTACSGGADSLALAAAVAFEAPKLGLSTVAVVVDHQLQDGSAAVAQRAAEQCRGLGLGRAEVRTVEVVAAGDGPESAARTARYAALEAAAASYEAGAVLLGHTRDDQAETVLLALARGSGPRAVTGMSRMAGLWLRPLLGVTREQTHAACAALHLEPWHDPHNDDPRYLRVRARRALADLETDLGPGVVAGLARTADLVRDDLTFLDEWAAQVAHDLGESPWPVDELAALPAPIRSRVWRALLHSAGSPAASLGKVHIDTVDALVTGWHGQQSVHMPGGLQVRRGGGVIVVEPRPVQ
- a CDS encoding zinc-dependent metalloprotease gives rise to the protein MSEAYVDWALAKRTGRRWVSDGPSTTQDEAAEAVAELRDAAHRALQPVADTARLDASAGAASPVYVVDRAAWIDVNVDSMAGLLEPVVDALTAKRKAGPRARAVGAKVTGAETGALMGFVASKVLGQFDIAPAGTPSLLLVAPNIVAAERELRVDPSDFRLWVCLHEETHRVQFTAVPWLRQHMIDRIRTLAIELMPDPEMLQRRLQAAAKAIPGALREGGGGLTDLVVDPAQRAELANLTAIMSLLEGHADVVMDDVGPQIVPTVEEIRRKFDARRKGSGGLDRIVRRLIGLEAKMRQYRDGAAFCRAVQEQVGVDGFNAVWAGPDNLPTAAEIYAPGTWVTRVLG